In Labrus bergylta chromosome 1, fLabBer1.1, whole genome shotgun sequence, one genomic interval encodes:
- the slc25a23a gene encoding mitochondrial adenyl nucleotide antiporter SLC25A24 isoform X2: MGRRWTWLPLARCQDGEPSGPDQERQKRWAELFDELDVNKDGHVDISELRTGLAGRGLSRGSLERMVKAGDTNQDGVLDFEEFTQYLRMHEKQLKLMFRSLDRNNDGRIDAAEIQHSLRAIGVNISLKDATRILQSMDKDGTMTIDWNEWRDYFLFNHLTNIEDVARYWKRSMMLDIGEQLTIPDEFTEEEKKSGYVWRQLMAGAMAGSVSRTGTAPLDRLKVFRQVHGSIDLKGNVLSGFQSMVKEGGLRSLWRGNGMNVLKIAPETAIKFSAYEQIKDVIRGRNESRTLRVHERFFAGSLAGATAQTAIYPMEVLKTRLTLRKSGQYSGIADCAKQILLKEGVTAFYKGYLPNMLSIVPYAGIDLAVYETLKFSWLNRNRGVVDPGVMVLVGCGAVSSTCGQLASYPLALIRTRMQAQASVKGAPKPSMLALIQNIVTKEGVAGLYRGISPNLLKVIPAVSVSYVVYEYTRIILGVDIEGGI; the protein is encoded by the exons ATGGGCCGCAGATGGACCTGGCTTCCTCTGGCGCGGTGCCAGGACGGGGAACCCTCGGGTCCTGACCAGGAGAGGCAGAAGCGCTGGGCTGAGCTCTTTGATGAACTGGACGTCAACAAAGATGGACACGTCGACATCAGTGAACTGCGGACAGGGCTGGCAGGCCGAGGGCTTTCCAGAGGCTCCCTggagagg ATGGTGAAGGCGGGGGACACTAACCAGGATGGAGTACTTGACTTTGAAGAGTTCACGCAGTATCTACGCATGCATGAAAAACAGCTCAAACTCATGTTCCGGAGCTTGGACAGGAACAATGACG GTCGTATTGATGCAGCAGAGATCCAGCACTCGCTGCGGGCCATCGGTGTGAACATCAGTCTCAAGGACGCCACCAGGATCTTACAAAG TATGGACAAAGACGGCACTATGACCATCGACTGGAATGAGTGGCGCGACTACTTCCTGTTTAACCATCTCACTAACATCGAGGACGTGGCACGCTACTGGAAACGGTCAATG atgttggACATCGGCGAGCAGCTGACAATCCCGGATGAATTTACcgaagaggagaagaagtcgGGCTATGTGTGGCGGCAGCTGATGGCTGGTGCCATGGCTGGATCTGTGTCTCGGACTGGGACTGCCCCATTAGACCGTCTCAAAGTCTTCCGACAG GTTCACGGCTCCATTGATCTTAAAGGTAATGTGCTGAGCGGGTTTCAGTCCATGGTTAAAGAGGGAGGACTGCGCTCCTTGTGGAGAGGCAACGGAATGAACGTTCTTAAAATAGCCCCAGAGACCGCTATCAAGTTCTCGGCCTACGAGCAG ATCAAGGATGTGATACGTGGCAGGAATGAAAGCAGAACTCTGAGAGTTCACGAGAGATTTTTCGCTGGCTCTTTGGCTGGAGCGACAGCTCAGACGGCGATTTACCCGATGGAG GTGCTAAAGACCCGTCTCACACTCAGAAAAAGTGGACAGTATTCAGGAATAGCAGACTGTGCCAAACAGATCCTCCTGAAAGAAGGTGTCACGGCCTTCTACAAAGGCTACTTACCCAACATGCTGAGTATTGTCCCTTACGCCGGCATCGACCTGGCTGTCTATGAG ACTCTGAAGTTCTCCTGGCTGAACAGGAACAGAGGTGTAGTGGACCCAGGGGTCATGGTGCTGGTCGGCTGTGGTGCCGTTTCCAGCACCTGTGGTCAGCTCGCAAGTTACCCGCTTGCATTGATCCGCACCCGAATGCAGGCTCAAG CTTCAGTGAAAGGAGCCCCTAAACCCTCCATGTTGGCCTTGATTCAGAACATCGTGACCAAGGAGGGCGTGGCTGGGCTTTATCGAGGAATTTCCCCCAACCTGCTAAAAGTCATCCCAGCCGTCAGTGTGTCCTACGTCGTCTATGAATACACGAGGATAATCCTGGGAGTGGACATTGAGG GTGGTAtataa
- the slc25a23a gene encoding mitochondrial adenyl nucleotide antiporter SLC25A24 isoform X1: MGRRWTWLPLARCQDGEPSGPDQERQKRWAELFDELDVNKDGHVDISELRTGLAGRGLSRGSLERMVKAGDTNQDGVLDFEEFTQYLRMHEKQLKLMFRSLDRNNDGRIDAAEIQHSLRAIGVNISLKDATRILQSMDKDGTMTIDWNEWRDYFLFNHLTNIEDVARYWKRSMMLDIGEQLTIPDEFTEEEKKSGYVWRQLMAGAMAGSVSRTGTAPLDRLKVFRQVHGSIDLKGNVLSGFQSMVKEGGLRSLWRGNGMNVLKIAPETAIKFSAYEQIKDVIRGRNESRTLRVHERFFAGSLAGATAQTAIYPMEVLKTRLTLRKSGQYSGIADCAKQILLKEGVTAFYKGYLPNMLSIVPYAGIDLAVYETLKFSWLNRNRGVVDPGVMVLVGCGAVSSTCGQLASYPLALIRTRMQAQASVKGAPKPSMLALIQNIVTKEGVAGLYRGISPNLLKVIPAVSVSYVVYEYTRIILGVDIEGRRGGKGKS; this comes from the exons ATGGGCCGCAGATGGACCTGGCTTCCTCTGGCGCGGTGCCAGGACGGGGAACCCTCGGGTCCTGACCAGGAGAGGCAGAAGCGCTGGGCTGAGCTCTTTGATGAACTGGACGTCAACAAAGATGGACACGTCGACATCAGTGAACTGCGGACAGGGCTGGCAGGCCGAGGGCTTTCCAGAGGCTCCCTggagagg ATGGTGAAGGCGGGGGACACTAACCAGGATGGAGTACTTGACTTTGAAGAGTTCACGCAGTATCTACGCATGCATGAAAAACAGCTCAAACTCATGTTCCGGAGCTTGGACAGGAACAATGACG GTCGTATTGATGCAGCAGAGATCCAGCACTCGCTGCGGGCCATCGGTGTGAACATCAGTCTCAAGGACGCCACCAGGATCTTACAAAG TATGGACAAAGACGGCACTATGACCATCGACTGGAATGAGTGGCGCGACTACTTCCTGTTTAACCATCTCACTAACATCGAGGACGTGGCACGCTACTGGAAACGGTCAATG atgttggACATCGGCGAGCAGCTGACAATCCCGGATGAATTTACcgaagaggagaagaagtcgGGCTATGTGTGGCGGCAGCTGATGGCTGGTGCCATGGCTGGATCTGTGTCTCGGACTGGGACTGCCCCATTAGACCGTCTCAAAGTCTTCCGACAG GTTCACGGCTCCATTGATCTTAAAGGTAATGTGCTGAGCGGGTTTCAGTCCATGGTTAAAGAGGGAGGACTGCGCTCCTTGTGGAGAGGCAACGGAATGAACGTTCTTAAAATAGCCCCAGAGACCGCTATCAAGTTCTCGGCCTACGAGCAG ATCAAGGATGTGATACGTGGCAGGAATGAAAGCAGAACTCTGAGAGTTCACGAGAGATTTTTCGCTGGCTCTTTGGCTGGAGCGACAGCTCAGACGGCGATTTACCCGATGGAG GTGCTAAAGACCCGTCTCACACTCAGAAAAAGTGGACAGTATTCAGGAATAGCAGACTGTGCCAAACAGATCCTCCTGAAAGAAGGTGTCACGGCCTTCTACAAAGGCTACTTACCCAACATGCTGAGTATTGTCCCTTACGCCGGCATCGACCTGGCTGTCTATGAG ACTCTGAAGTTCTCCTGGCTGAACAGGAACAGAGGTGTAGTGGACCCAGGGGTCATGGTGCTGGTCGGCTGTGGTGCCGTTTCCAGCACCTGTGGTCAGCTCGCAAGTTACCCGCTTGCATTGATCCGCACCCGAATGCAGGCTCAAG CTTCAGTGAAAGGAGCCCCTAAACCCTCCATGTTGGCCTTGATTCAGAACATCGTGACCAAGGAGGGCGTGGCTGGGCTTTATCGAGGAATTTCCCCCAACCTGCTAAAAGTCATCCCAGCCGTCAGTGTGTCCTACGTCGTCTATGAATACACGAGGATAATCCTGGGAGTGGACATTGAGGGTAGGCGGGGAGGGAAAGGGAAGAGCTAG